In Psychrobacter immobilis, a single genomic region encodes these proteins:
- a CDS encoding DUF2058 domain-containing protein — protein MAKNALQAQLLKAGLVDSKKAKKISKQTQHAKRTGDSESMEAKKALAEAQAKKLEKDQKLNQEKQRILEEKMLKANIVQMIKQHQIADTNGDVNYQFVDNAKVKKIFVTQKLYDQIVAGHVVIARLEEGYALLPRPLADRIDAKMEGFMVVSNDTSEEVLAEDDPYAAYVIPDDLMW, from the coding sequence ATGGCAAAGAATGCCCTACAGGCTCAGTTATTAAAAGCGGGATTGGTGGATAGCAAAAAAGCCAAGAAAATCAGCAAGCAGACTCAGCATGCCAAGCGTACTGGTGACTCAGAAAGCATGGAAGCGAAAAAAGCATTGGCAGAAGCCCAAGCGAAAAAACTAGAGAAAGATCAAAAGCTCAATCAAGAAAAACAACGTATTTTAGAAGAGAAGATGCTCAAGGCTAATATCGTCCAAATGATTAAGCAGCATCAGATTGCCGATACCAATGGCGATGTTAATTATCAATTTGTCGATAATGCTAAGGTTAAAAAAATCTTTGTCACTCAAAAACTATATGACCAAATCGTCGCCGGTCATGTGGTGATTGCACGCTTAGAAGAAGGCTATGCACTCCTTCCTCGTCCGTTGGCAGATCGCATCGATGCAAAAATGGAAGGCTTCATGGTCGTGTCTAACGATACATCAGAAGAAGTACTGGCAGAAGATGATCCTTATGCCGCCTATGTGATTCCAGATGATTTGATGTGGTAA
- a CDS encoding ABC transporter substrate-binding protein, producing the protein MYVIKSLPAMPTLKNLSRYSAYAMALSVCAVISSSISASTASPTTDDLNQNLSSWQQIEAQGKNQDVYFHAWGGDPQINAYLQWAAEQVDDKYNINLVHVKLSDTSEAVSRVLAEKSANNNDEGSVDLIWINGANFATMSENSLLLKQWANKLPNFALTDPENNPAVNFDFGVPTNGMEAPWGQASLTFYYDSLSTDKPPTTLNELVHWTAQNPGRFSYPKPPDFLGMSFLKYALVMLHEQQDAKTGENIKAQLNLLATEQNTDMILAPLWTFLDDLHPTLWRKGEQFVQTGAHMRRLVDDTELSLAFSFSAPEIPAAVQRYDLPQSIRSYAMSDGSLSNTHFVAIPYNASHPQAAQLVSNFLLSPEAQARKQTPAIWGDKTVLVQSTLDPEQQALFKTNRPHPSALPVDAIKRTVNEPHPSWVDAIMQGWQTRYGVSP; encoded by the coding sequence ATGTACGTTATTAAATCTTTACCAGCTATGCCAACGCTAAAAAATCTAAGCCGCTATAGCGCCTATGCTATGGCGCTTAGCGTTTGTGCAGTTATTTCTTCAAGCATATCAGCAAGCACTGCCTCACCCACTACCGATGACCTTAATCAAAATTTATCATCTTGGCAGCAGATAGAGGCGCAAGGTAAAAACCAAGACGTTTACTTCCATGCGTGGGGCGGCGACCCACAGATCAATGCCTATCTACAGTGGGCAGCCGAGCAAGTAGATGATAAATATAATATCAATTTAGTCCATGTGAAATTAAGCGACACCAGTGAAGCGGTCAGTCGCGTACTTGCGGAAAAATCAGCCAATAACAATGATGAAGGCAGTGTAGACCTCATCTGGATTAATGGCGCAAACTTTGCCACCATGAGTGAAAACTCATTATTGCTGAAACAATGGGCGAACAAGCTGCCTAACTTCGCGCTGACCGATCCAGAGAATAATCCTGCCGTTAACTTTGATTTTGGTGTGCCAACCAATGGTATGGAAGCGCCATGGGGACAAGCCTCACTGACCTTTTATTACGACAGCTTATCAACTGATAAGCCACCAACCACCTTGAATGAACTAGTCCATTGGACAGCGCAAAATCCCGGACGTTTTAGCTATCCAAAGCCACCTGACTTTTTAGGCATGAGCTTTTTAAAATACGCTTTAGTCATGCTGCACGAACAACAGGATGCTAAAACAGGCGAAAATATCAAAGCACAGCTCAACCTGCTAGCCACTGAGCAAAATACAGATATGATATTAGCCCCTTTATGGACGTTTCTCGATGATTTGCATCCAACTCTATGGCGTAAGGGTGAGCAATTTGTGCAAACGGGCGCGCACATGCGGCGTTTGGTTGATGATACCGAGCTTAGCTTAGCCTTTAGCTTTTCCGCGCCTGAAATTCCTGCGGCCGTGCAGCGTTATGATTTACCCCAGAGCATTCGTAGCTATGCGATGAGCGATGGCAGCTTAAGCAACACCCATTTTGTGGCGATTCCTTATAACGCCAGCCACCCACAAGCCGCGCAGCTAGTGTCAAACTTCTTGCTAAGCCCAGAAGCACAGGCTAGAAAGCAAACGCCTGCTATATGGGGTGATAAAACCGTACTCGTCCAATCGACGCTCGACCCTGAGCAACAAGCATTATTCAAGACTAACAGACCGCATCCGAGCGCCCTACCGGTTGACGCTATAAAACGTACCGTAAATGAACCACATCCGAGCTGGGTTGATGCCATTATGCAAGGCTGGCAGACACGTTATGGAGTCAGCCCATGA
- a CDS encoding FAD-dependent oxidoreductase, translating into MIKRILLILLILILAASFFYFDLNQLLTLDGLKGSMAQFNDYKAQSPLLIIGGFFLLYVVVTALSLPGAAILTLAAGALFGLWQGLLVASFASSIGATLAFLTSRYLLRDTIKQRFPERLAAIDAGVEKEGGFYLFTLRLVPIFPFFLINLLMGVTAIKARTFYWVSQIGMLAGTFVYVNAGTQLAQIDSLSGILSFNLIVSFALLGFFPLIAKGILNMLKKRRVYKNYSKPKKFDRNMIVIGAGAGGLVTSYIAATVRAKVTLIEAGEMGGDCLNYGCVPSKALIKSAKVAEQMRHAERYGLENTPPEFSFKNVMTRIHKVIADIAPNDSVERYTDLGVEVLKGYAKFIDPWTVEIALNDGGTQTLTARSIVIATGARPFIPDFPGLEETGYVTSDTIWNKFAELEAAPKKLVVLGGGPIGSELAQAFARLGSDVTQIERGARLMKKEDVEVSEFAQKVLVESGVNVLTSHQAIRCETRDGKKFIIVEAQGDSTVKQDRQNKQEIAIEYDELLCAVGRSARLEGYGLEDLGIETERTIETDDYLETLYPNIYAAGDVVGPYQFTHVASHQAWYAAVNGLFGHLKKFKVDYRVIPWTTFIDPEVARVGLNEQEAIEKGIDFEITRYDFKDLDRAVTESANHGFIKVITSKGKDKILGVTIVAEHAGDLMPEFILAMKHGLGLNKILGTIHMYPTWAEANKYAAGEWKRNHAPETILNWLEKYHTWRRG; encoded by the coding sequence ATGATTAAAAGAATATTGTTAATACTGTTAATATTAATATTAGCAGCAAGCTTTTTCTACTTTGACCTCAATCAATTATTGACGCTTGACGGCTTAAAAGGGTCGATGGCGCAATTTAACGACTACAAAGCGCAATCACCATTATTGATTATCGGTGGATTCTTTTTGCTATATGTCGTCGTCACCGCATTATCCTTACCGGGTGCCGCTATCCTAACCTTGGCAGCTGGCGCATTATTTGGTTTATGGCAAGGCTTATTGGTCGCCTCATTTGCCTCCAGTATTGGTGCGACACTCGCCTTTTTAACCTCACGTTACTTACTGCGTGATACGATTAAACAGCGCTTTCCTGAGCGCTTAGCAGCCATTGACGCTGGCGTTGAAAAAGAAGGCGGGTTTTACTTATTTACCTTGCGCTTAGTACCGATATTTCCTTTCTTTTTAATTAACCTATTGATGGGTGTCACCGCGATTAAAGCGAGGACATTCTACTGGGTAAGCCAAATCGGTATGCTCGCTGGCACCTTCGTATATGTCAATGCTGGTACGCAATTGGCGCAAATTGACAGTTTGTCGGGGATTTTATCGTTTAATTTGATTGTCTCATTTGCGTTGTTAGGTTTTTTCCCATTAATCGCAAAAGGCATATTAAATATGCTAAAAAAACGCCGCGTCTATAAAAACTATAGCAAACCTAAAAAATTCGATCGGAACATGATCGTGATTGGCGCAGGTGCTGGCGGGCTAGTCACTAGCTATATCGCGGCGACCGTCCGAGCAAAAGTGACCTTAATCGAAGCGGGTGAGATGGGCGGTGACTGCTTAAACTATGGCTGTGTACCCAGTAAAGCTTTGATTAAAAGCGCGAAAGTCGCAGAACAAATGCGCCATGCTGAGCGTTACGGCTTGGAAAATACCCCACCAGAATTTTCATTTAAGAACGTTATGACCCGCATCCATAAAGTCATCGCTGACATCGCGCCAAACGACAGCGTCGAGCGTTATACGGACTTGGGTGTTGAAGTATTAAAAGGCTATGCCAAATTCATCGACCCGTGGACGGTAGAAATTGCGCTAAACGATGGCGGCACGCAAACACTCACCGCACGTTCCATCGTTATCGCGACTGGCGCGCGTCCCTTTATACCAGATTTTCCGGGTTTGGAAGAAACGGGCTACGTAACCAGCGATACTATATGGAATAAATTTGCCGAATTAGAAGCAGCACCGAAAAAGCTGGTCGTCCTTGGCGGCGGGCCAATCGGCTCTGAGCTGGCGCAAGCCTTTGCACGCTTAGGCTCCGATGTGACCCAGATCGAAAGAGGTGCGCGTCTCATGAAAAAAGAAGACGTGGAAGTCTCAGAATTTGCGCAGAAAGTCCTCGTTGAGAGCGGCGTAAACGTTTTAACCTCGCATCAAGCGATTCGCTGCGAAACTCGCGATGGTAAAAAGTTCATTATCGTTGAAGCGCAAGGCGACAGTACCGTTAAGCAAGACCGTCAGAACAAGCAAGAAATCGCGATTGAATATGACGAATTGCTTTGTGCCGTTGGACGCAGTGCCCGCTTAGAAGGTTATGGTCTTGAAGATTTGGGCATCGAAACGGAGCGTACTATCGAGACTGATGACTATCTAGAAACCCTCTACCCCAATATATACGCCGCAGGTGATGTCGTTGGCCCTTATCAGTTTACCCACGTCGCCTCTCATCAGGCATGGTACGCAGCCGTAAATGGTTTGTTTGGACATTTAAAGAAGTTTAAAGTAGATTATCGCGTGATTCCGTGGACAACCTTTATCGATCCAGAAGTCGCACGCGTGGGCTTAAATGAGCAAGAAGCTATCGAAAAAGGCATCGATTTTGAGATTACCCGCTACGACTTTAAAGATTTAGATCGCGCGGTGACGGAAAGTGCCAATCATGGTTTTATCAAAGTCATTACCTCTAAAGGCAAAGATAAAATACTTGGCGTGACCATCGTCGCTGAACATGCTGGGGATTTAATGCCAGAATTTATACTGGCGATGAAGCACGGTTTAGGGCTGAACAAAATACTCGGCACCATTCATATGTACCCGACATGGGCAGAGGCTAACAAATACGCGGCTGGTGAATGGAAACGCAATCATGCGCCCGAAACGATATTAAACTGGCTTGAGAAATACCATACATGGCGTCGAGGTTAG